The following nucleotide sequence is from Nocardioides daedukensis.
TGCCCTCGTCTATGGCATTGCGGCCCTGGTCCCCGAAGGGGAGCCGGTCAAGGTCAAGATCGAGGACTGAACCGCTCGCCGGTCAACGAGTGGACGGGGCCCCGCTGGTCGGGGCCCCGTCGCACGTCCACGGGGTTCGGCCACTGAGTACGCCCGGCCTGCGTTCAGCCCGACTGAGCGCGACCTAGGGCTGCACGCCATGCTCGGCCAGCGCGAGTGCCGGGTCTTGCGGGTCCTCGGGGCCCAGGCGCACCTCGAGGTGCAGGTGCGGTCCAGTCACGTTTCCGGTGGACCCGACCGTCCCGATCACGCTGCCGGCCTCGACCTCCTGGCCGGGGGCGACGTGGGTCTCGCTCTGGTGGGCATACCAGAACTGCGTGCCGTCCGGGCCCGTCACGACGGTCATCGTGCCGTAGGCGCCGGCCGGTCCGGACTCGGTCACCACGCCGCCAGTGACGGCACGGATCGGTGTCTCGGCAGGTGCGGCGAAGTCCAGTCCGGTGTGCGTGCTGGACCACAACTCGCTGGAGGCGCCGAAGCGCCCGGTCAGGTGATAGCCCTCGACCGGCAGGACCCACTCCGGCTCGGGGGCGGGCTCGGGCTTGGCCTCGATCCTCATCACCGGCGCGAGCCGCTTGCGCTCGGCCAGCTCACTGCCGGATCCGTCCGCGTGAGCGGCACCCGGACTCGCAGCCAGGACACCTGCTGCCAGTGGCAGGAGAACGATCGGGCGCGCGATGGCGCGCCACTTGGAATGAAGTGAAGTCATCATGATGGATTCGCAGCTCACACGCCCCGCGCAGATCGGCGCGGTAGGCACTGCCCGGTGAGCCTCGGGAGGTCGAGGGAATGGCTCCGACCGGGACGGGCAGTGTCGGCGTCCACCGATCGGGGTTGAGCGAGCGGCCGCCAGCGAGGGGCGACCGAACCAGTGCGCCATCCGGGATCCCTGCCACGCAAATCAGGACAGACCAGGACATGACGCACGTCACCACTGAGAGCCGCGGGCACGCTCAGCGGGGCCGCAGAACGCGACTGGAATCACAGCCCTCCGGCGCCGCTAGGCTGAGCGGGTGAGTGACCCCCTGCGCATCGGCTTCGTGCCCGGCGTCAACCCCGACAAGTGGGCGAAGGTATGGCGCCGGCGCCTGCCCGACTCTCCTCTCGACATGGTTCCGGTCGGCGAGACGGAGGACCCACGCTCGCTGCTCGATGACGGTGGCGTCGACATGTGCTTCGTGCGCCTGCCGATCGAGCGCGAGGGTGTCCACCTGATCCCGTTGTGGGAGGAGATGCCCGTGGTCGTCCTGGCCAAGGAGCATCCGGCCGCGGACTGGGACGAGATCCCCCTCGAGGACCTGCTCGCAGAACAGCTCGTCGCGGGTAACGTTCCCGACTGGGAGCAGATCCGCACCGCCACTCCCCTGCCATTTCCGCCGATGACGACCAAGGACGCGATCGAGGTGGTCGCGTCGGGAACGGGGATGGCGATCCTGCCGATGGCCGTGGCGCGCCTGCACAACCGCAAGGACGTCGTGCACCGCCCCGTCCTGGGCCTCCCGACGACACGCATCGGGTTGGCCTGGCTGATCGCCAACGAGGACCCTCGCGTCGAGACCTTCATCGGGATCGTGCGCGGTCGGCGAGAGACCAGTTCGCGAGAGAACCCGCCGGTGGCCGCCCCGAAGAAGCAGGGGAAGAAGGGTGCCGAGGCGACGAAGCAGTCCGGATCCAAGCAGTCCGGGTCCAAGAAGCCCGGCCAGGGCTCCGCAAGGGGCACGTCCGGCAAGCGACCGCAGCGGGCCGGGAAGCCGGCACGCCGTGGCGCCCCGAAGCCCGGCAGCGGGCGCGGCGGTTCCTCTCGACGCGGTCGTTGAGCAGTCCGGACCGGTGCTCAGCGGGGCTCAGGTAGAGCCCGGGCCCAAGTTTTCGATGACCCAGTCGCCGAGCACCTTGGCGCTGGCGTCGACCTGCTCCGGCCAGCTCATCGCACTCTCGTCGGCATTGTCGGAGACGTGCTTGACCATCCGGATCGGCACCCCGAACGACTGCGCCGCCCACGCGACGGCGTAGCCCTCCATGTCGACCAGATGCGCCTGCTGCGCAAGGCGTGCTCGGTCAGTCGGATCGGTGACGAACAGGTCGCCGCTGGCCAGCACGGTCTCGCCAGGACCGACCTGCAGTCGCTCGCGCGGGTCATAGCCGAGTGCGCGAATGGCGTCCGCGTTCAGGTCGTGGTTGAGCACCTCGCCGACCTCGAAGAGGCCCTCGAGGCCGTCGCGCAGTGCCCCGGCGGTGCCGAGGTTGACCACGGTGAGGTCGGCCAGGTCGTCGCGTCCGGCGAGTGCCCGGGCCGTGGTCACCGCTGCCGGGGTCTTGCCGATCCCGGTGAGCACCACCTCGAAGCCGTCAGGGACGTACGCCGTCTCGGCCTTCGCTGCGGCCACGATCAGGTAGGAGGTCACCCGGGAAGGCTAGAGCACTGGACTGGTCACCCGAATGGGTCACCAGCTCTGGGCCAGCGGCCGTCCCTCGTGGAAACCGGCGGCGGACTGGAGCCCGACGACAGCGCGCTCGTGGAACTCGGCCAACGACGCCGCGCCTGCATAGGTCATCGAGGAACGCACGCCGGCGCAGATCTGGTCGATCAGGTCCTCGACGCCCGGACGCTGGGGGTCGAGATACATCCGCGACGAGGAGATGCCCTCCTCGTAGAGACCCTTGCGCGCCCGGTCGTAGGCCGACTCGGAGGAGGTGCGGTTGGCGACTGCGCGGGCAGAGGCCATCCCGAACGAGACCTTGAAGGCACGACCGTCGGAGTCGGTGAGCAGGTCGCCGGGTGACTCGTGGGTGCCGGCGAACCATGAGCCGATCATCACCGAGGAGGCGCCGGCGGCCAGGGCCAGGGCGACGTCGCGGGGATGGCGTACTCCCCCGTCGGCCCACACGTGCTTGCCGAGCTCTCGGGCCGCCGCGGCACACTCGAGCACCGCCGAGAACTGCGGTCGGCCAACCCCGGTCATCATCCGGGTGGTGCACATGGCACCGGGCCCGACACCGACCTTGACGATGTCGGCGCCCGCCTCGATCAGCGCCCGGGTGCCCTCGGCGTCGACCACATTGCCGGCTGCGACAGGGATCTGCGGGTCGAGGGCGCGCACCGCGCGCAACGCCTCGATCATCCGCTCCTGGTGACCGTGTGCGGTGTCGACCACGAGGCAGTCCACACCCGCCGCGATGAGCTCCTTCGCCTTCGTGGCGACGTCTGCGTTGACACCGATCGCAGCCGCGATCCGGAGCCCGCCGTTGCCGTCGACCGCGGGGTCGTAGAGGGTGGCGCGCAGCGCTGCCAACCGGGTGAGCACGCCGATGAGCAGCCCGTCACCGTCGACGGCCACCGCGAGCGGGGCGCGGGCCGTGTCGATCGCGTCGAAGGCAGCGCGTGGGTCTGCGTCTGCGGCGAGTCGGACGAAGTCCTTGTTCATCACCTCGCCGACCTGGGCGAACCGGTCGACGTCGGCACAGTCCGCCGCACCGATCACGCCCACCGGACGGCCGTCCTCCACGACCACCGCGGCCTTGTGGGCCCTCTTGGGGATCAGCGAGAGCGCCTCGGAGACGGTCTGGTCCCGACGCAGCTCGATCGGGGTGTCGAAGACGAGGTGACGCGACTTCACCTGGGCGATCACCTCGGCGACCACGCTGACCGGGATGTCCTGCGGGATGACGGTGATCCCGCCGCGACGCGCAACGGTCTCGGCCATCCGCTTGCCAGCGATCGCGGTCATGTTGGCGACCACCAGGGGCAGCGTGGCCCCGGTGCCGTCCGAGGTGGACAGGTCGACGTCGTAGCGACTGGCGACGGCCGAGTGCCGCGGAACCATGAAGACGTCGTCGTAGGTCAGGTCATGCGGCGCAGCCGCGTCGTTGAGGAATCGCACGAGGGTCCAATCTAGCGCGTGTGGCCACGCGGGTCGGGGTCGATGCCGGCTGCCCGGGGTGCCTCGAGGCCCACCCGGTGGAGCTCCATTGCGGCCAGGGTGTGGATCGTTGCCACGTCGCCCTGACGCCACGCGGCAGAGGGATCGGGGTGGACTCGGGTGAGCACGTCGAGGGGTTGGTTCGAGAGCGCACGCAGGGCCAGCAGGTCCGGCGCGCCGCCACCGTCGAGGTAGGCCCGCGCCTGGGTGGACTCCCGGATGAAGCGCAGTCGCGGGGGCCCGTGGAAGGCCAGCAGCAGGACAGTCGGCACCAGGGCGAGGGAGAGTCCCAGCTTCCACGCCAACGAGGTGATGGCGTCCTCGGACTCGGTTGCTCCCTCTGCGAGCTTGACCGCCTGCTCGGCAGCCCGGTGGAACGGCTCGGCGGCTGTGTCACCCAGCAACGGGATGGCACCCAGCACGTCGCCGGCCGCAGCCAGGTTCTCGGCCATGCCGGTGGAGGCCTGCTGCGCCTTCTGCGTGGGCTCGGTGAGCGAGTGGATCGAGGACCAGGTGGCCCAACCCTGCCAGGCCCAGAACCCGATCCAGAGGACCACGAGGACGTCGAGGGCGATCTGTCGCAAGCGGCGTGGCTGCTGGACGGCGTACAGCGCCATTGCTCAGTCCGAGCCGAGGGTCAGGACGGTGACGCCGCCGTCGGCATAGTTGGGTACGTCGGCCCCCACTGCACGCCCCGCGTCCGAACGCATCGCGTCCCCGTAGGCGGCTGCGTCGTCGAAGTCGCAGGTGAAGATCGCGAAGTAGGGCGACCCACCCTGCACGTCATGGACGTCATAGCTGACCCGGATGTTGCTCACGCCGGGGAGCGCGCGAGCGAGCGGCAGGTGCACCTCTTCGTAGTGACGTCGGAAGGCTGCAGGGTCCTTGGGGTGGCCGTAGAGGACCATCATCGTGAGCATGGCGCCCACACTACTGAGATCGGATACTCAGTCGAGGTCAGGTAGTTGCACGGATCCGCCCCGGCGTGGATCAGGGAAGTCTTGTGGTCATGACGAAC
It contains:
- a CDS encoding M23 family metallopeptidase, which encodes MTSLHSKWRAIARPIVLLPLAAGVLAASPGAAHADGSGSELAERKRLAPVMRIEAKPEPAPEPEWVLPVEGYHLTGRFGASSELWSSTHTGLDFAAPAETPIRAVTGGVVTESGPAGAYGTMTVVTGPDGTQFWYAHQSETHVAPGQEVEAGSVIGTVGSTGNVTGPHLHLEVRLGPEDPQDPALALAEHGVQP
- a CDS encoding LysR family substrate-binding domain-containing protein, translating into MSDPLRIGFVPGVNPDKWAKVWRRRLPDSPLDMVPVGETEDPRSLLDDGGVDMCFVRLPIEREGVHLIPLWEEMPVVVLAKEHPAADWDEIPLEDLLAEQLVAGNVPDWEQIRTATPLPFPPMTTKDAIEVVASGTGMAILPMAVARLHNRKDVVHRPVLGLPTTRIGLAWLIANEDPRVETFIGIVRGRRETSSRENPPVAAPKKQGKKGAEATKQSGSKQSGSKKPGQGSARGTSGKRPQRAGKPARRGAPKPGSGRGGSSRRGR
- a CDS encoding nucleosidase; translation: MTSYLIVAAAKAETAYVPDGFEVVLTGIGKTPAAVTTARALAGRDDLADLTVVNLGTAGALRDGLEGLFEVGEVLNHDLNADAIRALGYDPRERLQVGPGETVLASGDLFVTDPTDRARLAQQAHLVDMEGYAVAWAAQSFGVPIRMVKHVSDNADESAMSWPEQVDASAKVLGDWVIENLGPGST
- a CDS encoding GuaB1 family IMP dehydrogenase-related protein gives rise to the protein MRFLNDAAAPHDLTYDDVFMVPRHSAVASRYDVDLSTSDGTGATLPLVVANMTAIAGKRMAETVARRGGITVIPQDIPVSVVAEVIAQVKSRHLVFDTPIELRRDQTVSEALSLIPKRAHKAAVVVEDGRPVGVIGAADCADVDRFAQVGEVMNKDFVRLAADADPRAAFDAIDTARAPLAVAVDGDGLLIGVLTRLAALRATLYDPAVDGNGGLRIAAAIGVNADVATKAKELIAAGVDCLVVDTAHGHQERMIEALRAVRALDPQIPVAAGNVVDAEGTRALIEAGADIVKVGVGPGAMCTTRMMTGVGRPQFSAVLECAAAARELGKHVWADGGVRHPRDVALALAAGASSVMIGSWFAGTHESPGDLLTDSDGRAFKVSFGMASARAVANRTSSESAYDRARKGLYEEGISSSRMYLDPQRPGVEDLIDQICAGVRSSMTYAGAASLAEFHERAVVGLQSAAGFHEGRPLAQSW
- a CDS encoding EthD family reductase gives rise to the protein MLTMMVLYGHPKDPAAFRRHYEEVHLPLARALPGVSNIRVSYDVHDVQGGSPYFAIFTCDFDDAAAYGDAMRSDAGRAVGADVPNYADGGVTVLTLGSD